One Nostoc punctiforme PCC 73102 DNA window includes the following coding sequences:
- the mutL gene encoding DNA mismatch repair endonuclease MutL, with translation MASIIQALPTEVVYLITAGEVIDSLASVVRELVENSLDAGATRIVVSLWPQQWRIRVADNGCGMNLDDLQQAATAHSTSKIRSSADLWKINSLGFRGEALHSLTTLADLEILSRPVDGKLGWRISYGNGGKVVQVEVTAIAPGTVVTVSNLFGNCSSRRQGLPTTAQQMKAVQATIYQIALCHPHVTWQIWQNDRQWFTISPARTTGQLLPQILPQVRQGDLQEVKLEIPNPPHSPLPCTNAIHRVSPHSALTLVVGLPDRCHRHRPDWVRVAINGRMVKTPELEQTILSAFHRTLPRDRYPICFLHLAISPDQINWNRNPAKTEIYLNEIIYWQEQITQAINQALSISSSNLKEAVHTTRVSKLLKAAEAKGGYNFNPQNPKEDRKNPNSLKAVAQVSNTYIVAEHPGGMWLVEQHIAHERVLYEQLCDDWQLVPVEPPIILYQLSLAQVSQLQRIGLDIESFGEQLWAVRNIPAPLQQRDDCAEAILELSWGGDLQTAQVAVACRSAIRNGTPMNQQEMQTLLDNWQRTRNPRTCPHGRPIYLSLEESALARFFRRNWVIGKSHGI, from the coding sequence ATGGCATCTATTATTCAAGCTCTACCAACAGAAGTCGTATATCTCATTACAGCTGGTGAGGTAATCGACTCTTTAGCCTCTGTGGTGCGGGAATTGGTAGAAAATTCCCTAGACGCAGGTGCAACGCGAATTGTGGTTTCTTTATGGCCGCAGCAATGGCGAATTCGTGTCGCAGATAATGGTTGTGGAATGAACCTAGATGATTTGCAACAAGCAGCCACAGCCCACAGCACCAGTAAAATTCGCTCTAGTGCCGATTTATGGAAAATTAACAGTTTAGGGTTTCGTGGTGAGGCGTTACACAGCTTAACAACTCTGGCAGATTTGGAAATTTTGAGTCGTCCTGTGGATGGAAAATTAGGATGGCGGATTAGCTATGGCAATGGTGGGAAAGTTGTGCAAGTTGAAGTAACTGCGATCGCACCTGGTACAGTAGTGACAGTTTCCAATCTTTTCGGTAATTGCTCATCACGTCGTCAGGGATTGCCCACAACAGCACAGCAAATGAAAGCCGTGCAAGCCACAATTTACCAAATCGCCTTATGTCATCCCCACGTCACCTGGCAGATTTGGCAAAATGACCGTCAATGGTTCACCATTTCTCCGGCTAGAACAACTGGGCAATTGCTACCGCAGATTTTACCCCAAGTGCGACAAGGTGACTTGCAAGAAGTCAAACTCGAAATACCCAATCCTCCCCACTCCCCACTCCCTTGTACAAACGCGATTCATCGCGTCTCTCCCCACTCAGCACTCACTTTAGTGGTAGGATTACCCGATCGCTGTCATCGTCATCGTCCAGATTGGGTACGTGTAGCCATTAATGGACGGATGGTTAAGACACCGGAACTAGAGCAAACGATATTATCAGCATTTCACAGAACATTACCACGCGATCGCTATCCAATTTGTTTCCTACATCTTGCCATTTCCCCCGATCAAATTAACTGGAATCGCAATCCAGCAAAAACAGAAATTTACCTCAATGAAATCATTTATTGGCAAGAGCAAATTACCCAAGCAATTAACCAAGCGCTCAGTATCTCTTCTTCCAATCTCAAAGAAGCTGTTCACACAACACGAGTTAGTAAATTACTCAAAGCCGCAGAAGCCAAAGGCGGCTACAATTTCAATCCTCAAAATCCCAAGGAAGATCGCAAAAATCCTAATTCCTTGAAGGCTGTCGCTCAAGTTAGCAACACCTATATTGTGGCTGAACATCCAGGTGGTATGTGGTTAGTAGAACAGCACATTGCCCACGAGCGAGTTTTATATGAGCAATTATGCGATGATTGGCAACTTGTCCCCGTCGAACCGCCAATCATTCTTTATCAATTGTCGCTAGCGCAAGTATCGCAATTGCAACGCATAGGTTTAGACATAGAATCCTTTGGCGAGCAACTTTGGGCTGTCCGAAACATACCTGCACCTTTGCAACAGCGAGACGACTGTGCAGAAGCAATTTTAGAGCTTAGTTGGGGAGGCGATTTACAAACAGCCCAAGTAGCTGTCGCCTGTCGCAGTGCCATTCGTAATGGTACACCCATGAATCAACAAGAAATGCAGACACTTTTAGATAATTGGCAACGCACTCGCAACCCTCGCACCTGTCCCCACGGACGGCCAATTTATTTATCTTTAGAAGAATCAGCCTTAGCCCGGTTTTTCCGGCGTAATTGGGTAATTGGTAAAAGTCATGGAATTTGA
- a CDS encoding rhodanese-like domain-containing protein, producing the protein MSNSLVADVHDLKTRLQWGQPGFTIVDVRDRHTYNHGRISGAIPIPLNDLVSKAKSALHKERHIYIYGDSDEHTTQAAQILRGQGFAEVAEIKGGLAAWISIGGATEGVGA; encoded by the coding sequence ATGAGTAATAGTTTAGTTGCTGATGTCCATGATTTAAAGACCCGTTTGCAATGGGGTCAACCAGGTTTTACAATTGTTGATGTGCGCGATCGCCACACCTACAATCACGGTCGAATTAGTGGAGCAATACCCATCCCATTAAACGATTTGGTATCTAAAGCCAAATCTGCTCTACATAAAGAACGCCATATTTATATCTATGGCGACAGTGACGAACATACAACCCAGGCTGCACAAATTCTCAGGGGACAAGGGTTTGCTGAGGTAGCAGAAATCAAAGGTGGTCTTGCAGCTTGGATTTCAATCGGTGGTGCGACAGAAGGTGTTGGTGCTTAA
- a CDS encoding GlsB/YeaQ/YmgE family stress response membrane protein, with translation MNIIAWIILGLIAGAIAKAIYPGRQGGGIASTMVLGIIGAVIGGILITLLETGRFQLTAATLSIPGVIVAVIGAIIAIFLWNLLANRATY, from the coding sequence CTGAACATTATTGCTTGGATTATTCTGGGTTTAATTGCTGGAGCTATAGCAAAAGCTATTTATCCTGGTCGTCAAGGTGGTGGAATTGCTTCAACTATGGTTTTAGGTATCATAGGTGCTGTGATCGGGGGAATTTTAATTACTCTTTTAGAGACAGGGAGATTTCAATTAACTGCTGCAACCCTTAGTATCCCCGGTGTAATTGTTGCTGTAATTGGCGCAATAATTGCCATCTTTCTCTGGAACTTATTAGCTAATCGTGCCACTTATTAG
- a CDS encoding TniQ family protein: protein MYTDNKLLRRPHPYADESLVGYITRLADSNYYSSPDYILKVSALTKTERYANIFYPQFDSLCLLSHITGVSEKTLWSMAFSSVALGKTKFFYATIVQAFGENIPVRFLRKQGPRLCPVCLQLSPYYRQVWHLHSVTGCPFHKCFLIEKCPNCHQSIQFFRAKLLKCKCGFDLRNSSITTISAEQFALSYQISLLCQVPEIDLVNYTDDIQYLENLKASDRDNLSGYYYDLFEGLIAKDTIISDYVFFPLLELHTLLGWGLTQNDANQDVM from the coding sequence TTGTACACTGATAACAAACTTTTACGCCGCCCTCATCCTTACGCTGATGAAAGTTTAGTTGGGTATATTACCCGACTCGCTGATAGTAATTATTACTCTTCTCCCGATTATATTTTAAAAGTTTCTGCGTTAACAAAGACAGAAAGGTATGCCAATATCTTTTATCCTCAATTTGATAGCTTATGTTTGCTAAGTCATATTACTGGAGTGTCAGAAAAAACTCTTTGGTCGATGGCATTTAGTTCTGTGGCTCTTGGCAAGACTAAATTTTTCTATGCAACTATTGTTCAAGCATTTGGAGAGAATATTCCAGTTAGGTTTCTTCGCAAACAAGGCCCAAGATTATGCCCTGTTTGTTTGCAGTTATCGCCTTATTATCGTCAAGTGTGGCATCTGCATAGTGTTACAGGATGTCCTTTCCATAAATGTTTTCTAATTGAAAAGTGTCCTAATTGTCATCAGTCTATTCAGTTTTTTAGAGCTAAATTACTCAAATGCAAGTGTGGATTTGATTTACGTAATTCTTCTATAACTACTATCAGTGCTGAACAATTTGCTTTGTCCTACCAAATTTCTCTGCTCTGTCAAGTCCCTGAGATAGATTTAGTTAACTATACTGATGACATTCAGTATTTAGAAAATTTAAAAGCATCAGACCGAGATAATTTATCTGGTTATTATTATGATTTATTTGAAGGTTTAATAGCTAAAGATACGATAATTAGTGATTACGTATTTTTCCCTTTATTAGAACTGCATACATTGCTTGGTTGGGGCTTAACTCAAAATGACGCAAATCAAGATGTTATGTAA
- a CDS encoding CsbD family protein: protein MSTEKRVEATVKNIEGKIQEVVGEITGNPQDKAEGQAKQAEAQVGHTVENIKDELKKALE from the coding sequence ATGAGTACCGAAAAAAGAGTAGAAGCGACTGTAAAAAATATTGAAGGAAAAATCCAAGAGGTTGTGGGTGAAATAACTGGAAATCCACAAGATAAAGCTGAAGGACAAGCAAAGCAAGCTGAAGCCCAAGTTGGTCACACTGTAGAAAACATTAAAGATGAACTTAAGAAAGCTTTAGAATAA
- a CDS encoding adenosine deaminase, giving the protein MALYAELHRHLGGSVVPRVLWRYFERHSSELISRFADYSQFEDFYTRPRNTLDEYLELHTLVESVQTVETLPYFIYRLVRGAYIFENLAYLELRYTPYLRTPEHLNQSQRIDKMAEIVQVAGLASHQPEYPIVTSQILCMHTRLPYEVNKAIVDLAAQNKQYVCAVDVAGGDSYYADRLEEWISLYDYARSLGVKTTGHLYETTAGCYPELLPYLMRIGHGIQIPLLYPELLNDVAKRGQCLEVCPTTYLKTGTLQDIRQLKLVFDRCFDAGVDIAICTDNAGLHNVRLPFEYENLLTYDIISFKQLQACQDAAFRHAFAWPYSERPASLLNDLLKPELPKVLAIRDSN; this is encoded by the coding sequence ATGGCTTTATATGCTGAATTACATAGACATCTAGGCGGTTCCGTCGTACCGCGAGTTCTATGGCGATATTTCGAGCGACATTCTTCGGAGTTGATTTCCCGCTTTGCTGACTATTCACAATTTGAAGATTTTTACACCCGTCCACGCAACACCCTGGATGAGTATCTAGAATTACACACCCTGGTCGAAAGTGTGCAAACTGTGGAGACTTTGCCTTACTTTATCTATCGCTTGGTGCGGGGTGCTTACATTTTTGAAAATTTGGCTTATCTGGAACTGCGCTACACTCCCTATTTACGGACACCTGAGCATCTAAATCAATCACAGAGAATTGACAAGATGGCAGAAATTGTGCAAGTAGCAGGTCTTGCTAGCCACCAGCCAGAATATCCGATTGTTACTAGCCAAATTCTCTGTATGCACACGCGCCTACCTTATGAGGTGAACAAGGCGATTGTTGATTTGGCGGCGCAAAATAAGCAGTATGTCTGTGCAGTAGATGTCGCAGGGGGTGATAGCTATTATGCCGATCGCTTAGAAGAATGGATTAGCTTATATGATTATGCGCGATCGCTAGGCGTTAAAACCACGGGACATCTATATGAAACCACCGCAGGTTGTTACCCCGAACTGTTACCCTATCTTATGCGAATCGGCCACGGTATTCAAATCCCCCTACTATATCCAGAGTTACTTAATGATGTAGCTAAACGCGGACAGTGTTTAGAGGTTTGCCCCACAACTTACTTAAAAACTGGTACTTTGCAGGATATACGTCAACTCAAATTAGTTTTTGACCGTTGTTTTGATGCTGGGGTAGATATTGCTATCTGTACTGATAATGCTGGGTTGCACAATGTACGTCTACCGTTTGAGTATGAAAATCTCTTAACTTACGACATTATCAGTTTTAAACAACTACAAGCTTGTCAGGATGCCGCTTTCCGTCATGCTTTCGCTTGGCCTTACAGTGAACGTCCTGCATCTTTGTTGAACGATTTGCTCAAACCCGAACTACCGAAAGTTTTGGCAATCAGGGATAGTAATTAA
- a CDS encoding pentapeptide repeat-containing protein yields the protein MKADQFLKNYAAGVRDFTGVNLSEANLREANLSDVILDRAILDGANLSHANLAQSSLIEADLNGADLTNANLSGSNLSGAILDGAILDGAAMEGANLSQADLTVAKLIETNLSEADLQEASLIAANLDGADLSGADLTVADLSQANLTQADLNQTNLSGANLDGANIEGTILDENA from the coding sequence ATGAAAGCAGATCAATTCCTGAAAAACTATGCCGCAGGTGTCAGAGACTTTACTGGTGTCAACTTAAGCGAGGCAAACTTAAGGGAAGCCAATCTCAGTGATGTAATTTTAGATAGAGCTATTTTAGATGGAGCTAATCTGAGTCATGCTAATCTAGCCCAGTCCAGTTTGATTGAAGCAGACTTAAATGGAGCCGATTTGACTAATGCTAACCTCAGTGGTAGCAACTTAAGCGGAGCTATTTTGGATGGAGCTATCTTGGATGGAGCAGCAATGGAAGGAGCTAATTTGAGTCAAGCTGATTTGACAGTTGCTAAGTTGATTGAAACTAACTTGAGTGAGGCGGATTTGCAGGAAGCAAGCTTGATAGCGGCGAATCTAGATGGAGCCGATTTGAGTGGTGCAGACTTAACTGTAGCCGACTTATCCCAGGCAAATCTCACCCAAGCAGATTTGAACCAGACAAATTTGAGTGGAGCAAATTTGGATGGAGCTAATATAGAAGGAACCATTCTAGATGAGAATGCTTAA
- a CDS encoding TIGR02588 family protein gives MTQIEEPPKRSIAEWVTFSIASFILAIIVSLVGYTWLNEKNQPPILSVTKKETIREIDGQFYVPFEVVNSGGDTAESVQIMAELMIDGKVTETGEQQIDFLSSGESEEGAFIFTKNPRQGQLNLRVGSYKLP, from the coding sequence ATGACTCAAATAGAAGAACCACCAAAGCGCTCAATAGCTGAGTGGGTAACATTCAGCATCGCCTCATTTATCCTAGCAATTATTGTAAGTTTAGTAGGTTACACTTGGCTGAACGAAAAGAATCAACCTCCCATTCTTTCTGTTACTAAAAAAGAAACAATTCGGGAAATTGATGGACAATTTTATGTTCCCTTTGAAGTTGTGAATAGTGGAGGAGATACAGCTGAGTCAGTTCAGATTATGGCTGAGTTAATGATTGATGGCAAAGTTACAGAAACAGGAGAGCAACAGATTGACTTTTTATCTAGTGGGGAAAGTGAAGAAGGCGCATTTATATTCACCAAAAACCCGCGTCAAGGTCAGTTAAATTTACGTGTTGGTAGTTATAAATTGCCATAG
- a CDS encoding TIGR02587 family membrane protein, with amino-acid sequence MATKRQKDVWMSEINDIIRGACGGFLFGIPLLYTMEVWWIGSLAKPQLMMMAIAFMFIVVYLLNQTEGFRKRRYSWLALQAAMDTVEAIAIGLACSTFVLLLLRELTLETSLKESLGKIIFESVPFALGVALANQLLGDSRNSNGKGQKPDSTTSNKKDELNATFADVGGTLIGATIIAFNIAPTDEITMLAAAASPPWELAMIATSLLISYGIVFQAGFSDQQKRREQKGIFQRPSSETIMSYLVSLLASAFMLWFFQKLTFSDPWTMWLDRTLMLGLPATIGGAAGRLAI; translated from the coding sequence GTGGCAACAAAGCGTCAAAAAGATGTATGGATGAGTGAGATTAATGACATTATTCGGGGTGCTTGCGGAGGTTTTTTATTTGGCATCCCTTTACTGTACACAATGGAGGTTTGGTGGATTGGATCGCTGGCAAAACCACAACTGATGATGATGGCGATCGCATTTATGTTTATCGTGGTGTACTTGCTCAATCAGACAGAAGGCTTTCGGAAACGCAGATATAGCTGGCTAGCTCTTCAAGCCGCAATGGATACCGTAGAAGCGATCGCGATCGGACTAGCTTGCTCTACCTTTGTGCTGCTACTATTGCGAGAATTGACACTAGAAACTTCTCTAAAAGAATCTTTAGGTAAAATCATCTTTGAAAGTGTACCATTTGCTCTTGGTGTAGCATTAGCCAACCAGTTGTTGGGAGATAGTAGAAACAGCAATGGAAAAGGACAAAAACCCGACAGCACAACCAGCAACAAAAAAGATGAGTTAAACGCCACCTTTGCCGATGTGGGTGGAACCCTAATTGGTGCAACCATAATCGCATTTAACATCGCTCCAACAGATGAAATTACTATGCTTGCAGCCGCAGCCTCGCCACCTTGGGAGTTGGCAATGATCGCCACATCTTTACTAATTTCTTATGGCATTGTATTTCAAGCAGGCTTTTCTGACCAGCAAAAGCGAAGAGAGCAAAAGGGAATTTTCCAACGACCATCGAGCGAAACTATTATGTCTTACCTAGTGTCCCTCCTAGCAAGTGCTTTTATGCTGTGGTTCTTTCAAAAGTTAACTTTTAGCGATCCTTGGACAATGTGGTTAGATCGCACATTGATGCTGGGCTTACCTGCAACTATTGGCGGTGCAGCCGGCAGGTTAGCAATATGA
- the rpaB gene encoding response regulator transcription factor RpaB, with the protein MGNLSGDKGTILVVDDEASIRRILQTRLEMIGYHVVTASDGEEALSAWSRETPDLIVLDVMMPKLDGYGVCLELRKQSDVPIIMLTALADVADRITGLELGADDYMIKPFSPKELEARIASLLRRRFHKSDINTIIPNSLIIHVGNLKIDVNKRQVHKNEQRIRLTGIEFSLLELLVNHSGRVFSRLEILQQLWGFVPGSHTDTRVVDVHISRLLTKVESDPNDPEFIITAKGSGYFFPRIVESEQE; encoded by the coding sequence TTGGGAAACTTATCAGGTGATAAAGGCACAATACTGGTAGTAGACGACGAAGCCAGCATCCGGCGAATTTTACAGACACGTTTAGAAATGATTGGCTACCATGTAGTCACTGCAAGCGATGGCGAAGAAGCTCTGTCAGCTTGGAGTAGAGAAACTCCTGATTTAATAGTTCTGGATGTGATGATGCCAAAGCTAGATGGTTATGGTGTATGTCTTGAATTACGGAAACAATCGGATGTGCCAATCATCATGCTCACAGCTTTGGCAGATGTAGCAGACCGAATCACTGGGCTAGAACTTGGTGCTGATGACTACATGATAAAACCGTTTTCACCCAAGGAATTAGAAGCTCGAATCGCTTCTTTACTAAGACGACGCTTTCACAAAAGTGATATCAATACTATTATTCCTAACTCTCTTATAATCCATGTCGGTAATCTCAAAATCGATGTGAATAAGCGGCAAGTCCATAAAAATGAGCAACGCATTCGGCTAACAGGTATAGAATTTAGCTTGCTAGAGCTGTTAGTAAATCATTCGGGAAGAGTTTTTTCAAGGTTAGAAATCTTGCAGCAATTGTGGGGTTTTGTACCAGGGTCTCATACAGACACTCGTGTAGTAGATGTGCATATATCTCGATTGCTAACAAAGGTAGAATCCGACCCCAACGACCCAGAATTCATTATCACAGCAAAAGGTAGTGGTTATTTTTTCCCACGAATTGTTGAATCAGAACAGGAATAA